A segment of the Lolium perenne isolate Kyuss_39 chromosome 3, Kyuss_2.0, whole genome shotgun sequence genome:
CAAGGGTTGTCCAAATGTTGATCTTGTGCTGTGCAGAAGACCATCGAGTTACTTATCTAAAGAGATCATGCATTTCTCTTGACAAAAAGAAGATAGTGCATAGGCTGCGACGTTAAAAAAATGGCAAAAATTCCGTCGCCGGGACTTGAACCCGGGTCTCTCGGGTGAGAGCCGAGTATCCTAACCACCTAGACTACGACGGAGTTGTTATCCATCTCGGTAGGAATTTTAACTACCCACATAAATACGAAAAAAACTGGTCAGTGCAGTGATAAAATAGGAAAATTTTGGCTATACAAACAGGATTATCATTGGTCAGCTCACATTTATACTATGGATGGATCATACTCCAGTACTAGCTAATTAGCTATCAAGCTGGTCCCTCGTCTTGAGCATAACCTACGCAAATGTCAATGTTCTATTTTCTGATCAATAACCATGTTAAGGTCCCCTGTCTGATTCGACCTTTTCTTAAAAAAAAAAGGATTCGACCTATGCACATGTCAAATGTCCTGTTGCCTTATCAGATCTCAACTCGGTTTCTCTTTCCTTTTCTTTGAAGACAAGGATCTGAATTCAGCGCCTTCTCTCAGGTACTAGACTAGCATCCTAACAAAACCCTTATCAGAAAGTGTATGTCTAGCTACTCCTAAATAGCATCTAGATATATCTAAAATTTAACAAATCTTAGCCAACTTTcgtggaatggagggagtactatatTTGGTCCTGATTTACCCTGCTAAACCAAACCTAACCTAGCCTAGCTAGTAGTTTTCTTGTAGGTGTAAACTTGGAAGTAATCGTGCTTCATCCTTTGTATCGATGTGCCCACTTTTTTGCTTGTCAATTTAGGTACCTGAATTCTAGTCCTATGTTCTAAAGATACCAAGTCAGTGTCCTCCCTGCACCGTGTCTGTAAGCATACTTGTACTATCTTTCGTCCCGAATAACTACCACTTTATCATGGTAAATTTAGGTGTGTGCTATGTGATGTGAGTAATAAATTGTGGCAAGCCACCACTATGACAACTAACGAAGCACTCGCTGCAAACCTAAACTTAGGTATGGCAAACTTAGGGCCTCTTTGTTTCTAGGAATTCTATAGAAATATTGGAGGATTccattccttttttttttttcctttagaGTTTTTTTAGGTTTGTAAGATTGAATCACTATGGTCTATGTATGcaattcaaaataaaaaaaaattcatcGAGTCAAGCCTCTTTTAAATTTTCTTTGTTTTTATGCTAACTATGTATGCATCTAAATCCTTTAGGAGAAATTCCAACATATAACCAAATAACTTTTATTATAGatgattttttaaaatttatttCCGGTTCAATGTAGCCCGATATTCACTAATGAGCAACACGATTTAAATAAGCATAGATAAACATAACACATTTCACATTCCACATTCTTTTGTCTACCTGTTACGATGTCAAACATAAGATGTTGCCGAACAGAGTTACTTACTGAGACTGCACAAATTGCACATCTAGATCGCTACACGATGGTTGTCCAACGGCAAGTGCCTGGGCTGATCAGCGACCAATCCATCACCAAAACAACAAGAATACATCGAAGCCATCACCCCCGCAAAAGCTGACTATTGGAGTGAGTACCCTCTGACGTTCACAATCTCTAAACTGtaaccaccccctctccccaggaCCTATGCAGGCTAACCCCAAAAATCCCTACTAACAGGGCCAAAAACTAGTTCTGCCTAAAGCGCAGATTTCAAGTAGATATCCGTTCCAGGATCCGCACATCATAAGCCGCGATAGCGCCATACAGACTCCACTCGCTGATCACCTGCGCTCCTGAGTCCTGGTACTTGACGGCCTCCTCCATCTCCTTGCCAAGATCAAGGCAATAAGTGGAAGCATAGACGAAGTATACCTTGGCTGGATTTCGGTCCAAATTCTCCTGTAATGAACATGGGCTCATTTCATCTAGTACCTGCCCTTCGGCGGCTACTATGAGATCTTTTATGTTTCCGGTGTCTTCTGGCTTCATGTAGGCGCTGAGTAAGAAATGAAGTCCTGAGAACAGCTTTGGTGCCTGCAAGCACCATTTTCTCATCATGCAGGTGTAATGATACACTTCTCAGGAGATGAGTAGCAGCTATAATTGGGAAGACATATAGCAGTAGAAATGCATTCGATATATTACTTTTATTAGATAATTGAAGTGCACTCATAATAATGATTTTTTAAGATAAATGAAGTGGGCACAAAATAAACACTAACACATTATGATTTGTCGTACTCTAGTACACAACATTTGGGATGTCACTCCGAAATAGAATTTGTAAATTATTTTGCTGGATGTAGATGCAACCAAAATATGTAAATCTGTTTAGCACCCAACTTATAAAAAAGGTTGTTGGTAATATATCGTGCATaaacacctttttttttttttgctagagATCCACTTTAAGCCTTCGACATTAAAAAAGCCTCTCTATAAACACTTCAATAGATTTTgcccaaaaaatgataaaccaattCCCCGAACTTATGCATATGGCAAACTGCAATCTGTTTTCACTTTTTAGTAATATATTCGTCTCTATACTGATGACAGAAACAGAGATCTACACATACCATTTCAGTTGCTTCAGCTCTTCCTTTCTTTGGTCCATCAATCGATGTCACCTCGTAAGAAATTTCTGGACCTGGAATTGGCTCTGCCAAGCAAGTTTTTGGACGTGGAATCGGCTCCACTAAGCAATCCACAATCCCTGACACAGGAACATGACCCAAACTGCTTCAGTGAAGGGATAAATAATATTCTATGCGGAGCTACAATAAGTGTGATTAGACCAGCATCTTATTACAGATGTAAGATAGATTAACACTAACATCCAGCTGTAACAACCCATTTCCCAGAGAGTGTTGCCATCAGGACCTCATATGATTCATTTAGAGATTTACTATCAGCACCTCTACCCACAATAACATGAGTCACATTTTTGTCCCATTCCTCAACCAAGGTTGAATTGGTCAAGGAAGCAAATTCCTTGAGGGAATCCTGCGACAAACATAAACAATTTTTTCACAACATGGTATAGAACAGAAATTATTTCGAAAACTAGCAAATCATCTATAATTTAAATTTGACCATAAAGTAGGATTGCTCCCAGAaacattatttttccatgaacaTGTTTGCCAGTGATCTTcagatatatcaaaatgctccaaGAAGCAGGTATGGTTTGCTGTTATATCATCTATGCTACCTTCTCCGATGCACTTAAAACTGAACCGAGTAGGACCCATTGATTCACAGGGGTTCTAGAGTGCTTCGTTTGTTTTTCTTCTCTCTGGTAATCGGCAGAAATTCCTTCTATGTCCGAATATTGACTGTAATGATGAAAAACAATGCAAATTATAGAAGAAAATTAAATAATAACGGTAATAGGCAGAAAATATTTCTTTGTCTGGACATTGACTGTAATGGAGAAATACAATGCAAATTTAGAAGAATATATTAATGAACATTTGTTTCATATCTGATCAGTATCCTCTGCACATCTCCCAAGAAAGCTAATAAAGACAGCATACCCCTGAGGCAAGGAAGAACTCGAAGTGTTCAGCTGATCTACTTGTTGATCTTCCCTTCTATAAATGACATGCATTACTTGTTTATCTAAATATTGACTAGAACAACAAAATAAAAGGAATCAATGAGAAGATGAAAGATTGATGGTTAATCAAACAAACAGGCCCATCTCCAATATGGGTAAAGAAAGATAACCTACCCGAGCAAAGAAGAATATAATATAACAAGTGGATTTATTTGTTTATCATCCATATGGCGATTGATGAAAATTTGTTCTTTCGCTAGACAGTGTCTTGAATGACTAAATATACATCACTTAATTATAAATGAAGAATTATTCAATTAAGATGGAGACTGAAAAAAAATCACATACTTCCGAAGGATGGGCgaagaaatgttactttccattatTGGTGAGCTCTCATCACCTGGTAATGGATCGGATTTATGCTTGGGGCACAGAACATTGAGATATTTCTTCAACATGAAAGATAGACATGTCAAAATATCACGATTTATATAAATGGACCAATGACAAAGTATACTCAGAAGCTTACAACATCCCAACGGCATTTTGGTACCATCATCCTTGCACATGGAACATGATAAGTTTGACCGCACGGTTCATTAT
Coding sequences within it:
- the LOC127340671 gene encoding protein BREAST CANCER SUSCEPTIBILITY 1 homolog isoform X2; this encodes MSCGGGRQPPGFGPAAAGWRPLGADFGDTKSATRTSTMVNIKTETDDGNLEVLQQRQMQNEAMASQSSCQTKPSLAGNNASPGVNASNTKIRNSLGKDGKFEVNEGTTGLRPPTPINLFEDECVFCHSFRTSEEFHGPMVQYQNGRIVSTNEGNPTNTIYVHKKCMYWAPRVYLNGDIIVNMEKEISRASRLKCSRCNLPGAALGCYNEPCGQTYHVPCARMMVPKCRWDVKYLNVLCPKHKSDPLPGDESSPIMESNISSPILRNQYLDKQVMHVIYRREDQQVDQLNTSSSSLPQGQYSDIEGISADYQREEKQTKHSRTPVNQWVLLGSVLSASEKDSLKEFASLTNSTLVEEWDKNVTHVIVGRGADSKSLNESYEVLMATLSGKWVVTAGWIVDCLVEPIPRPKTCLAEPIPGPEISYEVTSIDGPKKGRAEATEMAPKLFSGLHFLLSAYMKPEDTGNIKDLIVAAEGQVLDEMSPCSLQENLDRNPAKVYFVYASTYCLDLGKEMEEAVKYQDSGAQVISEWSLYGAIAAYDVRILERIST
- the LOC127340671 gene encoding protein BREAST CANCER SUSCEPTIBILITY 1 homolog isoform X3, with translation MSCGGGRPPPGFGPAAAGWRPLGADFRDTKSATRTSTMVNIKTETDDGNLEVLQQRQMQNEAMASQSSCQTKPSLAGNNASPGVNASNTKIRNSLGKDGKFEVNEGTTGLRPPTPINLFEDECVFCHSFRTSEENGRIVSTNEGNPTNTIYVHKKCMYWAPRVYLNGDIIVNMEKEISRASRLKCSRCNLPGAALGCYNEPCGQTYHVPCARMMVPKCRWDVKYLNVLCPKHKSDPLPGDESSPIMESNISSPILRNQYLDKQVMHVIYRREDQQVDQLNTSSSSLPQGQYSDIEGISADYQREEKQTKHSRTPVNQWVLLGSVLSASEKDSLKEFASLTNSTLVEEWDKNVTHVIVGRGADSKSLNESYEVLMATLSGKWVVTAGWIVDCLVEPIPRPKTCLAEPIPGPEISYEVTSIDGPKKGRAEATEMAPKLFSGLHFLLSAYMKPEDTGNIKDLIVAAEGQVLDEMSPCSLQENLDRNPAKVYFVYASTYCLDLGKEMEEAVKYQDSGAQVISEWSLYGAIAAYDVRILERIST
- the LOC127340671 gene encoding protein BREAST CANCER SUSCEPTIBILITY 1 homolog isoform X1 encodes the protein MSCGGGRPPPGFGPAAAGWRPLGADFRDTKSATRTSTMVNIKTETDDGNLEVLQQRQMQNEAMASQSSCQTKPSLAGNNASPGVNASNTKIRNSLGKDGKFEVNEGTTGLRPPTPINLFEDECVFCHSFRTSEEFHGPMVQYQNGRIVSTNEGNPTNTIYVHKKCMYWAPRVYLNGDIIVNMEKEISRASRLKCSRCNLPGAALGCYNEPCGQTYHVPCARMMVPKCRWDVKYLNVLCPKHKSDPLPGDESSPIMESNISSPILRNQYLDKQVMHVIYRREDQQVDQLNTSSSSLPQGQYSDIEGISADYQREEKQTKHSRTPVNQWVLLGSVLSASEKDSLKEFASLTNSTLVEEWDKNVTHVIVGRGADSKSLNESYEVLMATLSGKWVVTAGWIVDCLVEPIPRPKTCLAEPIPGPEISYEVTSIDGPKKGRAEATEMAPKLFSGLHFLLSAYMKPEDTGNIKDLIVAAEGQVLDEMSPCSLQENLDRNPAKVYFVYASTYCLDLGKEMEEAVKYQDSGAQVISEWSLYGAIAAYDVRILERIST
- the LOC127340671 gene encoding protein BREAST CANCER SUSCEPTIBILITY 1 homolog isoform X4; the encoded protein is MSCGGGRPPPGFGPAAAGWRPLGADFRDTKSATRTSTMVNIKTETDDGNLEVLQQRQMQNEAMASQSSCQTKPSLAGNNASPGVNASNTKIRNSLGKDGKFEVNEGTTGLRPPTPINLFEDECVFCHSFRTSEEFHGPMVQYQNGRIVSTNEGNPTNTIYVHKKCMYWAPRVYLNGDIIVNMEKEISRASRLKCSRCNLPGAALGCYNEPCGQTYHVPCARMMVPKCRWDVKYLNVLCPKHKSDPLPGDESSPIMESNISSPILRNQYSDIEGISADYQREEKQTKHSRTPVNQWVLLGSVLSASEKDSLKEFASLTNSTLVEEWDKNVTHVIVGRGADSKSLNESYEVLMATLSGKWVVTAGWIVDCLVEPIPRPKTCLAEPIPGPEISYEVTSIDGPKKGRAEATEMAPKLFSGLHFLLSAYMKPEDTGNIKDLIVAAEGQVLDEMSPCSLQENLDRNPAKVYFVYASTYCLDLGKEMEEAVKYQDSGAQVISEWSLYGAIAAYDVRILERIST